The genomic window CCAGACTATACTGTCGGCTTTGGAATCACACCAAATCTGCCTTACAAAAAGGCTCGCGGGCTTAGAAATGACTATTTCAATACCGCCGGTCGGGAATTACACCCTGCCCCGAAGATGAATCATATAATATTATGTTCAAGCTAATTATACTAAATAATATTTCCATTGGGAAGCAAATACTTCGAATTCAAAATGATTTCCATTTAACTGAACTTTTTTTAAAGAAAATCCTTGACATAGCTAGCTGAAGGGAATAATCAATATTTGATCTGGGTATATATCGTTCGTATGTAAATGGTTCCGACTTTTTAATTGATCTACACTTATAGAAAATTTACTAGCAATTCTCCATAATGTATCTCCGTTTTGCACATGATATTTTGAATGGGTAGCCGTTTCAACCGTTCGAAAAGGATCATGGCTTGCAATGACATAATCCCCTTTATGGGCTTGTCCAAAAATTGTGAAGGGATTGATCGCATTCTCCTTTTCATATGTCCAATCCCCTCTATGGACTTCAAAATGTAAATGGGCGCCTGTTGATTTGCCGGTATTTCCAATCGAGCCAACTTGTTGCCCTTTTTTGATTGAATCTCCTTGTGTCACTTTTATTTCGTGTAAATGAGCATATACTGTTTCAAAGCCACTTGTATGTTGAACAAATACAACTTTCCCATATGTATCTGAAATATATGATTTCGAGACGACCCCATCATCAACTGAAAAAACAGGAGTCCCTGTTCGGGCGGCAATATCCACGGCCTTATGTGTACCGCCCCTTGATCCATAGACGTCAGAAATAATCCCTTCTGCTGGGAACATCCAATCCTCTGTACCCGACACCGTTTCAGCATGTGCCATTCGACCACCAACAATAAGCATTCCTACACATATTGCCATGATGATGGCAATGATAAAACGTTTTAAATAGTCTAGCATAATACTATTTATTCCTCCTCACATTTTTCCCACATCATCCATCATATGAATGAATGTAAAAAATAAGACCAGAATATTCACCGATCTGAAGAAAAAGTAAAAATGAGTTTTAAAAATATGTTTTCTTTCACCTCAGATTGGGTCATTAGGATGAACTCTTTCACTACCTTGTTAGTATTTGAAAGAAGGAGGAAATTATTCACTGCAAAGGTTTGAATTTATTCATTATTGACCGATTATTTCTGATGTCAGTAGAGATTGTTGGTTATCAAAATCATAAACCGGATGATAAAAGTTGTATGTTCTCCATCTTTTCGGTGTTACATTTTGAAATTGTACGGCTTCATATCCCTTATTTTTTGCTGTAAAAATAATAGCCTCGATTAACTGTTGAATTCCTTTTGGAGATTTATCATTTAATAATAAGGTGTTATAAAAACGGACATTCGCAATTTTCTTTGAACGTGGGGTCATGACAAATAATGGTATATAACTATGCCCTTCCTTCATTAAAACGATAAAGTGACCGTCAATGGTTTTGGTCTGAAACGGGTAAAGTTGCTCATTGATTCCGTTATATTCATGATCATCCGAAATGACTACTTTATTATTTAATTCAATAATTTGATTAGGAGCAGGTAAATAATGATTAGGGATGGCTTCAGGAACCTTTGTAGAAAAAATAGCATTCAATGGTAAGATATTAGCCATTTCCTGATTTGGTGAATTTGTTTTCATTTCTAAATTCGCAGTTGTTGAATATTGATCAACCATTGTATTGGAGCTTTTTTGAAAAGTTGCGATAACAGATAATAATAAAAATAGGATGGCAGCTGACGAAATCGTGCTGATCCAAGTAAAAGGCGTCTTTTTATTTTGAGAATGGAGGCATTCATTAATCGTTTCATAAATTTCTTCAGCAGGTCGCTGATCTTTAAAATGAGGCATTTCCCTTAAAAGCTGTTCGATTTTCTTTTCATCCCAATTCCGCATTTTCACTTGTCAGTTCCCCCTTTTTATCCTCTTCGTTTAACATTTTCTTTAACTGCTTCATTGCACGATGTTGGGTCGTTTTCACCTTACTCTCACTCCAATTTAGAGTGGCAGCTGTTTCTGCTATGGAGAGGTCCTGGATATAACGAAGTATAATCACTGATTTCTGGTCGATCGTGCAACGATCTAAACAGTGATAAAGCAGACGACTTTCTTCATTCTGAACAGCTATTTCCTCCGGTAAAGGCTGTGTGCTATCAATGATCTTGCTATTAGACCAATCAAATTTCTGAAATAATTTATTTTTCCATCCTTTTTGTTTACGAAAATAATCTAAGGCTACATTTCGGGCGATAGCAAATAACCAAGTTTTTTCCGAACTCTTTCCCTGAAATTTATTTAATGAATTCATCACTCGAATATATACTTCTTGCATAAGATCTTCAGCCGTTTCCTGATTTTTCACCATATAAAAGAGAAATTGATATACATCTTGATGGTATGTTTCATATATAGTAATAAAGTCGGAGTCCATTCACTCTCCTCCCATCTATTTTATTAGTCGTCTTTCTGAGAGAAAAAGTTACACTTTTTTTAAATGATTTGTAAAAACACAAAAAGGAAGGTTGCATTAAAACAATCCTTCCTTTTTTTCTTTATTATATCATGCTTTTTTCGTCTATCATGATTCAATTTTTGTAAAATCTTGTTTCTTGAGAAACAAGATTTATCGCCAGCTTTCAAAAGGATGATCATTATTTCGACAGTTCTTCTGGTAAATCAAATGAGAATGTCGTTCCTTGACCTAGTTTACTTTGGACTTTTATAGAACCATTATGAGCCTCGATAATATTTTTGGCAATGGCAAGCCCTAGACCTGTTCCTGATCTTCCTCTCGTTCTGGCTTTATCTGCTTTGTAAAAACGTTCAAACACAAATGGTAAATCTTCTTCTGGAATTCCAGCACCTGAATCTTCTACGCTAACATGATGGTTATGCTTAGAATATTGATAGATCACTTTCACATTGCCACCTTCTGGGGTGTGTCTTAAAGCGTTATCGACTAGGTTCGTTAATACTTGTTCAATTCGATCGGAATCAATTTGTAAGTGAAGGGACTCATCCGTTCCTTCATAAGATAATTCGATATTTTTTTCCTTAGCAATTCCTTGAAATTTATTCGTTACCCTTTTTAGAAAATTTGGAAGGTTTACTTCACTTAAATTTAAGGTAATATGCCCAGCTTCCATTCTGGCTAAGTCGAGCAGTTCATTTACTAACCGCCCCATGCGAAGAGACTCATCATAAATGATCTTGGCAATTTCCCGCTTCTCTTCATCAGATGCGGCAATATCATCAATGATTGCCTCACTATAGCCTTGTAACATCGAAATAGGTGTTCGAAGTTCATGAGAGACATTTGCGATAAAATCTTTTCGCAATTTATCTAATCTTCGCTCTTCCGTCATATCCCTAATCACTACAACCGCCCCCCTTATATGA from Oikeobacillus pervagus includes these protein-coding regions:
- a CDS encoding peptidoglycan DD-metalloendopeptidase family protein, translated to MLDYLKRFIIAIIMAICVGMLIVGGRMAHAETVSGTEDWMFPAEGIISDVYGSRGGTHKAVDIAARTGTPVFSVDDGVVSKSYISDTYGKVVFVQHTSGFETVYAHLHEIKVTQGDSIKKGQQVGSIGNTGKSTGAHLHFEVHRGDWTYEKENAINPFTIFGQAHKGDYVIASHDPFRTVETATHSKYHVQNGDTLWRIASKFSISVDQLKSRNHLHTNDIYPDQILIIPFS
- the sigX gene encoding RNA polymerase sigma factor SigX, which translates into the protein MDSDFITIYETYHQDVYQFLFYMVKNQETAEDLMQEVYIRVMNSLNKFQGKSSEKTWLFAIARNVALDYFRKQKGWKNKLFQKFDWSNSKIIDSTQPLPEEIAVQNEESRLLYHCLDRCTIDQKSVIILRYIQDLSIAETAATLNWSESKVKTTQHRAMKQLKKMLNEEDKKGELTSENAELG